DNA sequence from the Alkaliphilus metalliredigens QYMF genome:
ATTAAAAACAGTGAATTTACTTGTTAGGCCCTCAAAGGGAAATGTATACATTCAAGGTACAGATATAGGTTTATTAAGGAATGATAAGCTGAGGGATATCAGGAGAGAAATAGGTTTTGTGTTCCAAGATTTTAATCTTGTGGAAAGATCATCTGTATTGGAAAATGTTTTGGTAGGAAGGCTAGGTTACAAGTCTTCCTTAAAATCCTTCTTTGGATTATTTGATGATACAGATTATGAAATAGCGGTAGATGCATTGGAACAGATTGGACTTAAAGACAAAATGTTTGCCAGGACAGATCAATTAAGTGGAGGACAGAAGCAAAGGGTTGCCATTGCCAAAACCCTATGTCAAAAGCCTAAAATTATTTTGGCCGATGAACCCGTATCTAGTCTGGACTTATCATCGGCTCAAGTTGTGATGGACTATTTTAAGCAGATCAATGAAAAAAGCCAGATAACAATTATGATCAACCTTCATGATGTTAACTTAGCAAAAAAATATTGTTCAAGAATCGTAGCATTGAAGGATGGAAAAATTTTTTTTGATAAAGAAGTAGGTGAAATAGATGATAGAGAGCTACAAGAGTTATATGAGAAAAACCAGCAGGTATAAGAAGCATATCAGTAAAACCAACAAGTACAAAGAATATATGAGTCATAAAAGGAAAAAAATATACATTTTTTTAGGACTTGCAATATTCGCCCTTACTTTTTTTTGCGTGATGATAGATTTTAGTTTCCTTAGAATCTATCAAGGGATCCCTAG
Encoded proteins:
- the phnC gene encoding phosphonate ABC transporter ATP-binding protein; translated protein: MIKLENVSVLYNKKNLAVDDISLDVERGQFVGVIGLSGSGKSSLLKTVNLLVRPSKGNVYIQGTDIGLLRNDKLRDIRREIGFVFQDFNLVERSSVLENVLVGRLGYKSSLKSFFGLFDDTDYEIAVDALEQIGLKDKMFARTDQLSGGQKQRVAIAKTLCQKPKIILADEPVSSLDLSSAQVVMDYFKQINEKSQITIMINLHDVNLAKKYCSRIVALKDGKIFFDKEVGEIDDRELQELYEKNQQV